One Archangium violaceum genomic window, GGCCTTGCACCACGCGGACGAGATCCGGCTCGGCGCCGCGAGGGGGCATGCAGTCCACCACGCGCACCGAGCCGTAATCCGTCTCGAAGTCCGTCTCCAGCACGAGCGAGCCGGGGCGGTAGCGGCGCGTCACCTTGCGGATGTTCCCCACGGGCGCGAGCAGCCACCGTCCGTGCGAGGCATCCCCGAGCAGCGCGGCGAAGCACGCATCCGAGTCGAACCGCGGCCAGCACAGCCAGTCGATGGAGCCATCCCTTCCCACCAACGCGGCGCTCTGGGTGTCACCGATGAGGGCGTAGTCTTCGAGCGGCAGGGGCATGGGCAGGGCTCCGCGGGCTTCGAGGTGGACCCGAGTGTAGCCCGGCCCGTCGAGGCGGCGACAGTTTGACACGGGCACGCTCATGGTCAGATTGAGGCCCATGCCCGGCCCCCTGCATCGCGTCGCTCGCTGGCTGCGGCTGGTGCTGGCGTTCCTCACGGTCGCCGGGGCCAGCGCGCCGGCGCACGCGCTGCCGACCGCCGGGTCCATCGTGGCGGTCTGGGTCGAGCGGCACGAGCCCTCGAGGCCACGTCCGGCGGTCGAGGCCCCCGTGTCGCGGGTGCGTGCGGACACGGCTCCCACGCGGGTCCACGTCCGTGCGGCGCTTCCGGGCATCCGCCACGAGGTGCGCACCGCGGGTCCGCCGCGCCGCCTCTTCCTGATGCATCGTGCGCTCCTCCACTGAGCCTTTCCGGGGACCGGTACCTGGAAAGTCTTTCAACTGGAGGAGTACGCCATGACCTTTCTTCCCAAGGCCGTGCGCGCCTTCGTGCGCGCCAGCCTGCGCTTCGTCTTTCGTGTGATTCGTCTTCTCTTCATCCTCGGACTGGTGGTCCTCCCCGCGCCCCTGACGGCCTGGGTGGTGATCATCCTGGAGCCACTCCGCCGCAACCAGCCAGCGGAGGTCCTCCGTCAGGAGCACCTGCCGCCGAAATGAGGGCGGGGCGCGCGTGAGACCGCTGCTGTATACATGCGGGGTGTCCACCGAACCACCGCTGGAGCAGAGTCCCCCGAGCGTCACAGAGGACTGGAACCCCCGCTTCCGGTTCTTCTTCCTGGCGCTCGGGTTCATCTGTGTCGGACTCGGCATGCTCGGCGCGTTCCTGCCGCTGCTGCCGACGACGCCCTTCATGCTCGTGGCACTGTGGGCGTTCTCGCGCAGCTCGCGCCGCTTCCACCACTGGCTGTACACGCACCCGCGCTTCGGACCCCGGCTCCAGGAGTGGCACCAGTACGGCATCGTGCCGGTGAGGGTGAAGCTCACCTCCCTCTCCGCGATGACGGCGAGCTTCTTGTTCATGGCGTTCGTCATGCGCGTGAAGTGGCACGTGCTCGCCATGTCCGGCTCGGTGATGCTCATCGGGGCGGTGTACGTGCTCAGCCGCCCCAGCAGGCCACCTGGCAACCCTCCTGGGGCCAGGAGCTAACGCAGCGAGCGGAAGAACGCGCGCACGTCCTCGAGGAACAACTCCGGCTCCTCGACGGCGGCGAAGTGACCGCCTCGTGGCATCTCCGTGTACCGCCGCAGATCGAACCGTGCCTCCAGCCAGCTCCGGGGCGAGGTGAGGATCTCCCGGGGAAACGCCGCCACCCCCGTGGGGGCGCGGATGGGCGTGGTCAGGTCCACCAGCCGCAGGGCATTGGTCTCGTAGTACAGGTTGGCCGCGCTCGCGATGCTGTTGGGCGCCCAGTAGAACATCAGGTTCGTCAGCAGCCAGTCCTTGGAGAAGGCGCGCTCCACGTCCCCGCCACAGTCGCTCCAAGTTCGGAACTTCTCGACGATCCACGCGGCGAGCCCCGCCGGCGAGTCGGCCTGCGCGATGGCGAGCGACATCGGCTTGGTCCCCTGCACGTGGCTGTAGCCCGCCTCGGCCGCCTGCCAGGCCGCGGCCTTCTGGCCGAAGCTCCTGAATTCCTCGCTCTGTTCCACCCCAGGAGGAGGCGCGGCCAGGGGCATGTTGAGATGGATGCCCAGCAGGTGCTCGGCGTGCTTCGTTCCGAGCGCCATGGTGACGATGCTGCCCCAGTCACCGCCCTGCGCTCCGTAGCGGGAGTAGCCGAGATCCTCGCGCATGAGCCGATCGAAGGCCGCGGCGATACGCGCGGGATTCCACCCGGCCTCGCGAGGCTTGCCGCCGAACCCGTAGCCGGGCAGCGCGGGGATGACGACGTCGAACGCGTCCGCCGGATTTCCGCCGTGCGCGGCCGGGTCCGTCAGAGGGCCGATGAGGTGGTGGAACTCGTAGATGGATCCCGGCCAGCCGTGGATGAGCAGCAGGGGAACGGGGGCGGGCCCCTTTCCCCGGATGTGCCAGAAATGGATGTCGACTCCGTCCACCTCACAGAGGAACTGCGGATGGCGGTTCAGCTCGGCCTCGTGTTTGCGCCAGTCGTACTGGTGGCGCCAGTACGTGCAGAGCTCGCGCACGTAGGAGACATCGGCACCGCGCTCCCAGCCACCGGGGAGCGGCTCCGGAAAGCGCGTCGCATCGAGGCGTCGGTGGAGATCGGTGAGGACGGCGTCGGGGACGTCAATACGGTAGGGACGAGGGGGCATGGCGGCGGAAGCTAACCCGCGAGCGGGGGGCCGTGCGATTCCTGAAGTCGCCTGCCCCCCAGTGCCCATATATGTAGGACCATGCTCCACGTCATTCCCCTCGGCGGACTCGGTGAGATTGGCCTCAACGCCATGGTCATCGCCTGCCGGGGGGAGCTGCTCCTCATCGACTGCGGACTGATGTTCCCTCCCATGGGCACGCTGGGCGTGGACATCATCGTCCCGGACTTCACCTACCTGCGACAGAACGCCTCCCTGCTCAAGGGCATCGTCCTCACCCATGGCCACGAGGACCACGTCGGCGCCCTGCCCTACCTCCTCAACGAGGTGCCCGTCCCCGTCTACGGCACCCGCTTCACCCTGGGCATGGTGCGCGGCCGGCTCGAGGAGCTGGGCCTCGATGCGGACCTGCGGGAGATAGAGCCCCGCAATCCCTTCCGCGTGGGCGCCCACTTCACCGTCGAGGCCTGCCGCGTCACCCACACGGTACCGGACGCCGTGGGCTACATCGTCCGCACGCCCGAGGGCCCCATCATCCACACCGGGGACTTCAAGTTGGATCCGGATCCCATCGACGGCCTGCGCACCGACCTGGAGCGCTGGGGCGAGCTCGGCGACGAGGGCGTGCTCTGTCTCCTGTCCGACTCCACCAACTCCGAGCGCACCCACGAGACGGGCAGCGAGCGACTCGTGGAGCAGACCTTCGAGCGCCTCTTCCAGAACGTCCCCGGCCGCATCGTGGTGAGCATGTTCGCCTCCCACCTGCACCGCATCCACCACGTGCTGGACCTGGCCCGGAAGCTGGAGCGCAAGGTGGTGACGATGGGGCGCAGCATGGCGCGCAACATCGAGATGGCCCGCCAGCTCGGCTACCTCCCCAGTGTCACCGACGGCCTCTTCGTCCCGCTCGACGCCGCCGCCTCGCTTCCCCCCGAGCGCCTGCTGGTGCTCGCCACCGGCTCCCAGGCAGAGCCCCGTGCCGGCCTCTCCCAGCTCGCCGCGGGTGACGGCCCCCTGCGTCTGGGCCCCGGGGACCTGGTCGTCCTCAGTGCCCGGGCCATCCCCGGCAACGAGCGCGCCGTGACCGGCCTCATCGACCAGCTCCTGTGGCGCGGGGCCCGCGTCGTCTACCCGGACGTGGAGCCCGGCGTGCACGTGTCCGGCCATGCCAGCCAGCCCCAGCAGCGGCGGGTGCTGGACCTGGTGCGCCCCAGGAACTTCGTCCCCATTCACGGCGAGTTTCACCACCTGCACCGACACCTCGCCACCGCGAAGGAGTCCGGGCTCGCCCCCGAGCAACTCCTGCTCGCCCAGGATGGAGATCTGCTCGTCTTCGAGGAGGGCCAGGGCCGCTTCGGGGGCAGCGTTCCCACCGGCCGCATCTACCGCGACCGCTTCGGCAACGGGGTGGTGACGCCCGATATCCTCCAGGAGCGTACCCGGCTGGCCGAGACGGGGCTCATCGTGGCCGTGCTCGTCATCGATCGGGCCAGCCTGTCCGTCCTGGCGGGGCCGCAGCTCTCCGGGCAGGGCCTGAACCTGGACGAGCAGGTGCTGCTGCCCCGGGTGGCCGCCGACGCCCGTGCCTTCTTCCTGGAGATGTCCCCCCAACTCCGAGGGGATGATGCCCGGGCGCGGGAGGAGCTCGCCCGCGCGGTGCGCCGGGCCTTCAAGCTGTATACATCCAAGCGGCCCGTCGTGGTGCCGATGGTCATCAAGGTGTGATAAGGGCGCGAACTGCCATGCCTTCCTTCGACGTCGTCTCGAAAATCGACATTGCCGAGCTGGACAACGCGGTCAACCAGACCAAGAAGGAGATCTCCACCCGCTACGACTTCCAGGGCGTCAACGGGGACGTGGTGCTCTCCCCGGACAAGACCTCCATCACGGTGAAGGCCAACAGCGAGGAGAAGGTCCAGGCCGCCAAGGAAGTCCTTCTCAGCAAGCTGGCCAAGCGCGGCATCCCGCTGCTGGCGCTGGAGTACGAGCCCATCGAGAAGACGGGCCTGTCCAACGTGAAGCAGCTCATCAAGCTGCAGCAGGGCATTCCCGTGGAGAAGTCCAAGGAGCTGGTGAAGCTGCTCAAGGACTCCAAGATGAAGGTCCAGGGCTCCATCCAGGGTGACCAGCTGCGCGTGACGGGCAAGAACAAGGACGACCTCCAGGCCGCCATCGCCCTCTTCCGCAAGGAAGCGGATCGGCTGAAGCTCGACATGCAGTTCACCAACTTCCGGGACTAGCCGTGCGCTCACTCGTCGTCTCCGCCGTCCTCGCGGCGCTCGCCTCGGGGGCGGCTTCCGCGCAAGAGAAGGACCCGGCCCCCGCGAAGCCCCGTGCGGTGAAGAACGTCCCCTCGCTCGGCCGTGAGCCGAAGCTGGATGGGAACCTCAAGGACGTGCCCGCCACGCTCACCCTCAAGCCCCCGGCCTCGGTGGACGCGAGCGCCTCCTTCACCGCCCGCGTCGGCTGGCGCAAGGACACCCTCTACGTGGGGGTGGAGGCCACGGATGATCAGCTCCAGGCAGGAGACCTGCTCACCCTCTCGCTCTTCTTCCCCGACGCCGGGCCCACCGCCACCGGCCACGTGTTCCGCTTCGCCTTCGATGGCAAGCGCGCCTCACCGCCGGAGAGCGGCACGCCCGAGTTCGCCCAGAAGCGGGTGGAGGTGGGCGTGCAGCGCAAGGACAACGCCCTGACGCTCGAGGTGGCCATTCCCGCCCGGGCCTTCCCGCGCTTCCCCGCGGAGGAGCCGCTCGCGCTCGACCTGTGCCTCACCTACGACGACGTGGACGCGGCGGGCGCCAGACCTCCGGCCGTGTCCAACTGCAAGGACGGCGGCATGCTGGGCGAGGTGCTCCGGCTGCCCGACGACTTCCGCAAGGGCCTCAAGCTGAAGCCGCCCACGAGCGTGGTGGCGTTCGAGGCCCACTCCGATGGCTGGCTGGGCTACGGCGTGCTGCGCTACCCGAGCTGGGTGGAGGCGGACGCCCCCCTGACGCCCGAGCTGCTCGAGAAGCTGGTGACCACCCAGGCGGTGGAGGCGGAGAAGGCCGGGGTGAACGTGCCCGACACGCTCCCGCTGCCGAATGGGACGCCCCTGCTGACGGTGTTGTCCGGGGAGAACCCCTACAGTGCCCCGGGCACGTGCGACTCGGACAAGGAGTTGCGCCTCGGCCTCTACCTGGTGAAGGGGAAGACGGCGCAACGGGTGCTCGAATGGCCGGCCGCTACCTGTGCGCTGGGACGAGCTACTTCAGTGGTGCTCGATGAAGAGGGCGCGTTGAGCATCCGTTACTCGAACGGCCCGACCATCAACTTTGCTTGGAGTGGCGACCACTTCGAGCGGACCGAACTCGGAAAGCGGTAAGCGCTGTGCAGAATCCCCCAGAGACCAAGAGCCTCTACATGATGACCCTCGGCTGCCCGAAGAACCGGGTGGACTCCGAGGTGATGCTCGGCACCCTCAAGCAGCGCGGTTACTCGCTGGTGCAGGATCCCGCCGCGGCCCAGGTCATCGTCGTCAATACCTGTGCCTTCATCGGGCCCGCCAAGCAGGAGTCCGTGGACTCCATCCTGGAGATGGCCGAGTTCAAGAAGTCGGGGGCGTGCAGCACGCTCGTCGTCACCGGCTGCCTCTCGCAGCGCTACGGCGCCGAGCTCTCCAAGGAGATGCCCGAGGTGGACCACTTCCTCGGCACGGGCGCCTACGCCCAGATTGGCGACCTGCTCGCAGCCGAGGCCAGCCCGCGTCAGGTGATTCCGGACCCGGACTAC contains:
- a CDS encoding YbaN family protein, producing MSTEPPLEQSPPSVTEDWNPRFRFFFLALGFICVGLGMLGAFLPLLPTTPFMLVALWAFSRSSRRFHHWLYTHPRFGPRLQEWHQYGIVPVRVKLTSLSAMTASFLFMAFVMRVKWHVLAMSGSVMLIGAVYVLSRPSRPPGNPPGARS
- a CDS encoding YajQ family cyclic di-GMP-binding protein, with the protein product MPSFDVVSKIDIAELDNAVNQTKKEISTRYDFQGVNGDVVLSPDKTSITVKANSEEKVQAAKEVLLSKLAKRGIPLLALEYEPIEKTGLSNVKQLIKLQQGIPVEKSKELVKLLKDSKMKVQGSIQGDQLRVTGKNKDDLQAAIALFRKEADRLKLDMQFTNFRD
- a CDS encoding epoxide hydrolase family protein — translated: MPPRPYRIDVPDAVLTDLHRRLDATRFPEPLPGGWERGADVSYVRELCTYWRHQYDWRKHEAELNRHPQFLCEVDGVDIHFWHIRGKGPAPVPLLLIHGWPGSIYEFHHLIGPLTDPAAHGGNPADAFDVVIPALPGYGFGGKPREAGWNPARIAAAFDRLMREDLGYSRYGAQGGDWGSIVTMALGTKHAEHLLGIHLNMPLAAPPPGVEQSEEFRSFGQKAAAWQAAEAGYSHVQGTKPMSLAIAQADSPAGLAAWIVEKFRTWSDCGGDVERAFSKDWLLTNLMFYWAPNSIASAANLYYETNALRLVDLTTPIRAPTGVAAFPREILTSPRSWLEARFDLRRYTEMPRGGHFAAVEEPELFLEDVRAFFRSLR
- a CDS encoding ribonuclease J; its protein translation is MLHVIPLGGLGEIGLNAMVIACRGELLLIDCGLMFPPMGTLGVDIIVPDFTYLRQNASLLKGIVLTHGHEDHVGALPYLLNEVPVPVYGTRFTLGMVRGRLEELGLDADLREIEPRNPFRVGAHFTVEACRVTHTVPDAVGYIVRTPEGPIIHTGDFKLDPDPIDGLRTDLERWGELGDEGVLCLLSDSTNSERTHETGSERLVEQTFERLFQNVPGRIVVSMFASHLHRIHHVLDLARKLERKVVTMGRSMARNIEMARQLGYLPSVTDGLFVPLDAAASLPPERLLVLATGSQAEPRAGLSQLAAGDGPLRLGPGDLVVLSARAIPGNERAVTGLIDQLLWRGARVVYPDVEPGVHVSGHASQPQQRRVLDLVRPRNFVPIHGEFHHLHRHLATAKESGLAPEQLLLAQDGDLLVFEEGQGRFGGSVPTGRIYRDRFGNGVVTPDILQERTRLAETGLIVAVLVIDRASLSVLAGPQLSGQGLNLDEQVLLPRVAADARAFFLEMSPQLRGDDARAREELARAVRRAFKLYTSKRPVVVPMVIKV